In Juglans microcarpa x Juglans regia isolate MS1-56 chromosome 8D, Jm3101_v1.0, whole genome shotgun sequence, the following are encoded in one genomic region:
- the LOC121242965 gene encoding eukaryotic translation initiation factor 4G-like isoform X1 — protein MAYADVEYRCFVGGLNWATDDQALERAFSPYGEILGSKIINDRETGRSRGFGFVTFSNEQSMRDAIEGMNGQDLDGRNITVNEAQSREGGGGGYGGGGRRESGGGYSRGGGYSRGGGYGGSGRDRWYGSGGGGSRNPRNPDRSSDRSLAISPPARGQGTAFPHMKAVKIDNAVTLVGVVSQIYDKALMEPTFCEMYADLCSHLAVELPDFNEDNGKITFKRVLLNKCQEEFERGEREQEEANKADEEGEIKQSAEEREEKRVKARRRMLGNIRLIGELYKKKMLCKRIMHACIQKLLDQSETPDEEGVEALCILMSTIGEMIDRPKAKEQMDAYFERMKRLSTNVNLSSRVRFMLKDAMDLRKNKWQRRRKVEGPKKIDEVHREAAQERQAESSRLSRGLSINQSAKRTPMNFAPSGSTLLSSPNAQLGGFRGLSTPVRGLGTQDVRLEDRQSHDTRMLSVPLPRRTRGPQGGLGRGMSIRGPPSMPSTPVADVSPGSTDFRRMAAGLNDYSTLPERTTYGTREDLVPRYIPDRFAAPAAYEPSSSQERNVSYGNRDPRNPDRSSNRSLAISPPAGEKGTAFPQNVASEKVWPEERLRDKSMAAIKEYYSARDEKEVELCVKELDSPSFHPSMISLWVVDSLERKDMERDLLAKLLIYLSKSGDGVLSQAQLIKGFESVLTTLEDAINDAPRAPEFLGHIFAKVITENVIPLREIGLLIHKGGEKPGHLLEAGLAADVLGSTLEIIKSEKGDSVLNEIWASSTLRFEDFRPPDPYRSRKLEKFILGDI, from the coding sequence ATGGCGTACGCAGATGTCGAATACCGATGCTTCGTCGGCGGGCTCAACTGGGCCACCGATGACCAAGCCCTGGAGCGTGCCTTTTCTCCCTACGGCGAGATCCTCGGATCGAAGATTATCAACGACCGCGAGACTGGTAGGTCAAGGGGCTTCGGATTCGTGACCTTCAGCAATGAGCAGTCGATGAGGGATGCGATAGAGGGGATGAACGGCCAGGATCTCGACGGCCGTAACATCACCGTGAACGAGGCTCAGTCCCGCGAGGGAGGTGGTGGAGGATACGGCGGTGGTGGACGCCGTGAAAGTGGAGGCGGGTACAGCCGTGGAGGCGGGTACAGCCGTGGAGGAGGCTACGGCGGTAGTGGGCGTGACCGTTGGTACGGGAGCGGCGGCGGCGGGTCCAGAAACCCAAGGAATCCAGACCGGAGTTCTGATAGATCTCTTGCAATCTCACCACCTGCACGAGGGCAGGGAACAGCTTTTCCTCATATGAAAGCCGTCAAAATTGACAATGCTGTCACTCTAGTTGGTGTCGTCTCGCAGATCTATGACAAAGCTTTGATGGAGCCTACTTTCTGTGAGATGTATGCTGATCTCTGTAGTCATCTGGCTGTGGAGTTGCCTGATTTCAATGAAGACAACGGAAAGATAACTTTTAAGAGAGTACTTCTGAACAAGTGCCAGGAGGAATTCGAGAGAGGGGAAAGAGAGCAAGAAGAAGCTAATAAAGCTGATGAAGAGGGGGAGATTAAACAGTCTGCAGaggaaagagaagagaagagagttAAGGCTCGAAGACGAATGCTGGGTAACATTAGATTGATAGGGGAgttatacaagaaaaaaatgttatgtaAGCGAATAATGCACGCGTGCATACAGAAGTTGTTGGATCAGTCTGAGACTCCTGATGAAGAAGGTGTTGAAGCTTTGTGCATATTGATGAGTACTATTGGGGAGATGATTGACCGTCCCAAGGCCAAGGAGCAAATGGatgcatattttgagagaatgAAGAGGCTCTCTACCAATGTGAATTTATCTTCTAGGGTCAGGTTCATGTTGAAGGATGCTATGGATTTGAGAAAGAATAAATGGCAACGGAGAAGAAAAGTTGAAGGGCCGAAAAAGATTGATGAAGTGCACAGAGAGGCTGCTCAAGAACGACAGGCAGAATCCAGTAGGTTGAGTCGTGGTTTAAGCATCAACCAGTCAGCTAAAAGGACACCTATGAATTTTGCTCCTAGTGGGTCAACACTGTTGTCTTCCCCAAATGCTCAGCTGGGTGGTTTCCGTGGACTGTCTACTCCAGTTCGTGGGCTTGGCACTCAGGATGTTCGGTTGGAGGACAGACAATCTCATGACACTAGGATGTTGTCAGTTCCCTTGCCTCGGAGAACTCGGGGACCTCAAGGTGGTCTTGGGAGAGGAATGTCAATCAGAGGACCACCGTCAATGCCAAGTACTCCAGTAGCTGATGTGTCTCCAGGCTCCACAGATTTCAGAAGAATGGCAGCTGGTTTGAATGACTACAGCACTTTACCAGAGCGAACAACTTATGGCACAAGGGAGGATCTTGTTCCAAGATATATTCCAGATAGATTTGCTGCTCCAGCTGCTTATGAACCTTCAAGTTCTCAAGAGCGCAATGTGAGTTATGGTAACAGAGACCCAAGGAATCCAGACCGGAGTTCTAATAGATCTCTTGCAATCTCACCACCTGCAGGAGAGAAGGGAACAGCTTTTCCTCAAAATGTTGCATCTGAAAAAGTATGGCCTGAAGAACGCCTTCGGGATAAGTCAATGGCAGCAATTAAAGAATATTACAGTGCCAGAGACGAGAAAGAAGTTGAACTATGTGTTAAAGAATTGGATTCCCCAAGCTTCCATCCGTCAATGATATCGCTATGGGTCGTGGACTCTTTGGAGAGGAAGGACATGGAAAGGGATCTTTTGGCAAAGCTTCTGATCTATCTTTCTAAGTCCGGGGATGGTGTGTTGAGTCAAGCCCAGCTCATCAAAGGGTTTGAATCTGTTCTGACTACTCTGGAGGATGCCATAAATGATGCCCCAAGAGCTCCAGAATTTCTTGGTCATATCTTTGCCAAAGTCATTACAGAAAATGTGATCCCTTTGAGAGAGATTGGGTTATTAATACATAAAGGGGGAGAGAAGCCGGGTCATCTTTTAGAAGCTGGGCTTGCGGCAGATGTTCTTGGAAGCACCTTGGAAATTATAAAATCCGAGAAAGGGGATTCTGTCTTAAATGAAATCTGGGCAAGCTCCACTTTGAGGTTTGAGGATTTTCGGCCTCCAGATCCTTACAGGTCAAGGAAGTTAGAGAAATTTATTTTGGGGGATATTTGA
- the LOC121242965 gene encoding eukaryotic translation initiation factor 4G-like isoform X2: MAYADVEYRCFVGGLNWATDDQALERAFSPYGEILGSKIINDRETGRSRGFGFVTFSNEQSMRDAIEGMNGQDLDGRNITVNEAQSREGGGGGYGGGGGGGSRNPRNPDRSSDRSLAISPPARGQGTAFPHMKAVKIDNAVTLVGVVSQIYDKALMEPTFCEMYADLCSHLAVELPDFNEDNGKITFKRVLLNKCQEEFERGEREQEEANKADEEGEIKQSAEEREEKRVKARRRMLGNIRLIGELYKKKMLCKRIMHACIQKLLDQSETPDEEGVEALCILMSTIGEMIDRPKAKEQMDAYFERMKRLSTNVNLSSRVRFMLKDAMDLRKNKWQRRRKVEGPKKIDEVHREAAQERQAESSRLSRGLSINQSAKRTPMNFAPSGSTLLSSPNAQLGGFRGLSTPVRGLGTQDVRLEDRQSHDTRMLSVPLPRRTRGPQGGLGRGMSIRGPPSMPSTPVADVSPGSTDFRRMAAGLNDYSTLPERTTYGTREDLVPRYIPDRFAAPAAYEPSSSQERNVSYGNRDPRNPDRSSNRSLAISPPAGEKGTAFPQNVASEKVWPEERLRDKSMAAIKEYYSARDEKEVELCVKELDSPSFHPSMISLWVVDSLERKDMERDLLAKLLIYLSKSGDGVLSQAQLIKGFESVLTTLEDAINDAPRAPEFLGHIFAKVITENVIPLREIGLLIHKGGEKPGHLLEAGLAADVLGSTLEIIKSEKGDSVLNEIWASSTLRFEDFRPPDPYRSRKLEKFILGDI; encoded by the exons ATGGCGTACGCAGATGTCGAATACCGATGCTTCGTCGGCGGGCTCAACTGGGCCACCGATGACCAAGCCCTGGAGCGTGCCTTTTCTCCCTACGGCGAGATCCTCGGATCGAAGATTATCAACGACCGCGAGACTGGTAGGTCAAGGGGCTTCGGATTCGTGACCTTCAGCAATGAGCAGTCGATGAGGGATGCGATAGAGGGGATGAACGGCCAGGATCTCGACGGCCGTAACATCACCGTGAACGAGGCTCAGTCCCGCGAGGGAGGTGGTGGAGGATACGGCG GCGG CGGCGGCGGCGGGTCCAGAAACCCAAGGAATCCAGACCGGAGTTCTGATAGATCTCTTGCAATCTCACCACCTGCACGAGGGCAGGGAACAGCTTTTCCTCATATGAAAGCCGTCAAAATTGACAATGCTGTCACTCTAGTTGGTGTCGTCTCGCAGATCTATGACAAAGCTTTGATGGAGCCTACTTTCTGTGAGATGTATGCTGATCTCTGTAGTCATCTGGCTGTGGAGTTGCCTGATTTCAATGAAGACAACGGAAAGATAACTTTTAAGAGAGTACTTCTGAACAAGTGCCAGGAGGAATTCGAGAGAGGGGAAAGAGAGCAAGAAGAAGCTAATAAAGCTGATGAAGAGGGGGAGATTAAACAGTCTGCAGaggaaagagaagagaagagagttAAGGCTCGAAGACGAATGCTGGGTAACATTAGATTGATAGGGGAgttatacaagaaaaaaatgttatgtaAGCGAATAATGCACGCGTGCATACAGAAGTTGTTGGATCAGTCTGAGACTCCTGATGAAGAAGGTGTTGAAGCTTTGTGCATATTGATGAGTACTATTGGGGAGATGATTGACCGTCCCAAGGCCAAGGAGCAAATGGatgcatattttgagagaatgAAGAGGCTCTCTACCAATGTGAATTTATCTTCTAGGGTCAGGTTCATGTTGAAGGATGCTATGGATTTGAGAAAGAATAAATGGCAACGGAGAAGAAAAGTTGAAGGGCCGAAAAAGATTGATGAAGTGCACAGAGAGGCTGCTCAAGAACGACAGGCAGAATCCAGTAGGTTGAGTCGTGGTTTAAGCATCAACCAGTCAGCTAAAAGGACACCTATGAATTTTGCTCCTAGTGGGTCAACACTGTTGTCTTCCCCAAATGCTCAGCTGGGTGGTTTCCGTGGACTGTCTACTCCAGTTCGTGGGCTTGGCACTCAGGATGTTCGGTTGGAGGACAGACAATCTCATGACACTAGGATGTTGTCAGTTCCCTTGCCTCGGAGAACTCGGGGACCTCAAGGTGGTCTTGGGAGAGGAATGTCAATCAGAGGACCACCGTCAATGCCAAGTACTCCAGTAGCTGATGTGTCTCCAGGCTCCACAGATTTCAGAAGAATGGCAGCTGGTTTGAATGACTACAGCACTTTACCAGAGCGAACAACTTATGGCACAAGGGAGGATCTTGTTCCAAGATATATTCCAGATAGATTTGCTGCTCCAGCTGCTTATGAACCTTCAAGTTCTCAAGAGCGCAATGTGAGTTATGGTAACAGAGACCCAAGGAATCCAGACCGGAGTTCTAATAGATCTCTTGCAATCTCACCACCTGCAGGAGAGAAGGGAACAGCTTTTCCTCAAAATGTTGCATCTGAAAAAGTATGGCCTGAAGAACGCCTTCGGGATAAGTCAATGGCAGCAATTAAAGAATATTACAGTGCCAGAGACGAGAAAGAAGTTGAACTATGTGTTAAAGAATTGGATTCCCCAAGCTTCCATCCGTCAATGATATCGCTATGGGTCGTGGACTCTTTGGAGAGGAAGGACATGGAAAGGGATCTTTTGGCAAAGCTTCTGATCTATCTTTCTAAGTCCGGGGATGGTGTGTTGAGTCAAGCCCAGCTCATCAAAGGGTTTGAATCTGTTCTGACTACTCTGGAGGATGCCATAAATGATGCCCCAAGAGCTCCAGAATTTCTTGGTCATATCTTTGCCAAAGTCATTACAGAAAATGTGATCCCTTTGAGAGAGATTGGGTTATTAATACATAAAGGGGGAGAGAAGCCGGGTCATCTTTTAGAAGCTGGGCTTGCGGCAGATGTTCTTGGAAGCACCTTGGAAATTATAAAATCCGAGAAAGGGGATTCTGTCTTAAATGAAATCTGGGCAAGCTCCACTTTGAGGTTTGAGGATTTTCGGCCTCCAGATCCTTACAGGTCAAGGAAGTTAGAGAAATTTATTTTGGGGGATATTTGA
- the LOC121242965 gene encoding glycine-rich RNA-binding protein GRP1A-like isoform X3 — MAYADVEYRCFVGGLNWATDDQALERAFSPYGEILGSKIINDRETGRSRGFGFVTFSNEQSMRDAIEGMNGQDLDGRNITVNEAQSREGGGGGYGAAAAGPETQGIQTGVLIDLLQSHHLHEGREQLFLI; from the exons ATGGCGTACGCAGATGTCGAATACCGATGCTTCGTCGGCGGGCTCAACTGGGCCACCGATGACCAAGCCCTGGAGCGTGCCTTTTCTCCCTACGGCGAGATCCTCGGATCGAAGATTATCAACGACCGCGAGACTGGTAGGTCAAGGGGCTTCGGATTCGTGACCTTCAGCAATGAGCAGTCGATGAGGGATGCGATAGAGGGGATGAACGGCCAGGATCTCGACGGCCGTAACATCACCGTGAACGAGGCTCAGTCCCGCGAGGGAGGTGGTGGAGGATACGGCG CGGCGGCGGCGGGTCCAGAAACCCAAGGAATCCAGACCGGAGTTCTGATAGATCTCTTGCAATCTCACCACCTGCACGAGGGCAGGGAACAGCTTTTCCTCATATGA